One genomic segment of Drosophila melanogaster chromosome 3R includes these proteins:
- the subdued gene encoding subdued, isoform F, which produces MTDPDFVKGNVGGVYDDRECSCPREFYQRGEINTSLFFEDCVRSIDFVLAYRINAHEPTELENTEKRRVFEANLISQGLEVESSQKDQIWFVKIHAPLEVLRRYAEILKLRMPMKESLCNLRISERSNRLRNAAHYLTNKIPGMSVVNRSTKSVFSSLKHVFQFFLRNIYVDEEIFPKRAHRFTAIYSRDKEYLFDIRQDCFFTTAVRSRIVEFILDRQRFPAKNQHDMAFGIERLIAEGVYSAAYPLHDGEITETGTMRALLYKHWASVPKWYRYQPLDDIKEYFGVKIGLYFAWLGYYTYMLLLASIVGVICFLYSWFSLKNYVPVKDICQSGNTNITMCPLCDWCNFWDLKETCNYAKVTYLIDNPSTVFFAVFMSFWATLFLELWKRYSAEITHRWDLTGFDVHEEHPRPQYLARLEHIPPTRVDYVTNIKEPTVPFWRMKLPATVFSFSVVLLLIALAFVALLAVVVYRMSMLAALKVGASPMTTSSAIVLATASAAFVNLCLLYILNYMYNHLAEYLTELEMWRTQTQFDDSLTLKIYLLQFVNYYASIFYIAFFKGKFVGHPGEYNKLFDYRQEECSSGGCLTELCIQLAIIMVGKQAFNTILEVYLPMFWRKVLAIQVGLSRLFNNTPNPDKAKDERWMRDFKLLDWGARGLFPEYLEMVLQYGFVTIFVAAFPLAPFFALLNNILEMRLDAKKLLTHHKRPVSQRVRDIGVWYRILDCIGKLSVITNGFIIAFTSDMIPRLVYRHYVNKQGTLDGYLNFTLSEFKVIDSPTLYSLAGDLSNITTCRYTDFRLPPSSPEKYTLSSMFYIILACRLGFVVVFENFVALVMILVRWCIPDMSVELRDQIRREVYVTNEIIIDQEAHRARFERAKRSSSVLQTPVDQDMDAASIQEPNAKFINIEKLLTENLTQIEMDAIIHGENPITGISGADCLDEVHKKLSD; this is translated from the exons ATGACTGATCCGGATTTTGTGAAGGGCAATGTAGGCGGCGTCTACGATGATCGCGAGTGCAGCTGCCCCAGGGAGTTCTACCAGCGGGGCGAGATTAACACATCACTGTTCTTTGAGGACTGCGTCCGGTCCATTGACTTTGTCCTGGCCTACAGGATCAATGCGCACGAGCCCACGGAGCTGGAGAACACGGAAAAGCGTCGTGTTTTCGAGGCGAATCTCATTAGTCAGGGGCTGGAGGTCGAGTCCAGTCAGAAGGACCAGATCTGGTTCGTTAAG ATCCACGCTCCTTTGGAGGTCCTGCGACGGTATGCGGAAATTCTTAAGCTGCGCATGCCCATGAAGGAG TCGTTATGCAATTTACGCATATCTGAAAGATCGAATCGCCTACGAAATGCGGCCCATTACTTGACCAATAAG ATTCCAGGAATGTCCGTGGTCAATCGATCGACCAAAAGCGTGTTTTCTAGTCTTAAACATGTTTTCCAATTCTTTCTGCGCAACATTTATGTGGACGAGGAAATTTTTCCAAAGCGAGCTCATCGATTCACTGCCATTTACAGTCGCGATAAGGAGTATCT CTTTGACATCCGACAGGATTGTTTCTTTACCACCGCCGTCCGTTCCCGCATCGTTGAGTTCATCCTAGATCGCCAGCGATTTCCTGCCAAGAATCAACATGACATGGCCTTCGGTATTGAGCGACTGATTGCCGAGGGTGTCTACTCTGCTGCCTATCCACTCCATGAT GGTGAAATAACCGAGACGGGAACCATGAGAGCTCTGCTGTACAAACATTGGGCCTCTGTGCCCAAATGGTATCGCTATCAGCCCTTGGATGACATCAAGGAATACTTCGGTGTCAAAATTG GCTTGTACTTCGCCTGGCTGGGCTACTACACCtacatgttgctgctggcctCAATAGTGGGTGTCATTTGTTTCCTATATTCATGGTTCTCCCTTAAAAACTATGTGCCTGT GAAAGATATTTGCCAGAGCGGTAATACAAACATAACCATGTGTCCTCTTTGTGATTGGTGCAACTTTTGGGACCTGAAAGAGACCTGCAACTATGCCAAAGTCACGTACCTCATTGACAATCCCAGCACCGTGTTCTTCGCCGTTTTTATGTCCTTTTGGGCCACCCTATTTCTGGAGCTGTGGAAGCGGTACTCCGCCGAAATAACGCATCGTTGGGATCTGACGGGATTCGATGTGCATGAAGAGCATCCGAGGCCACAATATCTGGCGCGTTTGGAGCACATACCACCGACGAGAGTGGATTATGTGACCAATATAAAAGAGCCAACGGTTCCCTTTTGGCGTATGAAACTTCCCGCCACCGTGTTCAGCTTTTCAGTGGTACTGCTCCTAATTGCACTGGCCTTTGTGGCACTGCTGGCAGTGGTTGTATACCGAATGTCCATGCTGGCCGCCCTTAAAGTGGGTGCTAGTCCCATGACCACCTCTAGCGCTATTGTCCTAGCCACTGCATCAGCTGCCTTTGTAAATCTGTGCCTGCTCTATATACTTAATTAT ATGTACAATCATTTGGCTGAGTACCTGACAGAGCTGGAAATGTGGCGCACTCAAACTCAGTTCGATGACTCGCTTACCCTTAAAATTTATCTGCTGCAGTTTGTAAACTACTACGCCTCCATTTTTTACATAGCTTTCTTCAAGGGTAAATTCGTTGGTCATCCGGGAGAGTATAATAAGCTTTTTGACTATCGGCAGGAGGAG TGCTCATCGGGCGGCTGTTTGACGGAGCTGTGCATCCAGTTAGCCATTATAATGGTTGGCAAGCAGGCATTCAACACTATTCTTGAAGTGTATCTTCCCATGTTCTGGCGAAAGGTTTTGGCCATTCAGGTGGGACTGTCGCGACTTTTCAACAACACCCCGAATCCAGACAAGGCGAAAGACGAACGCTGGATGCGGGATTTCAAGCTACTGGATTGGGGTGCCCGAGGTCTGTTTCCCGAGTATTTGGAGATGGTCTTGCAGTACGGCTTCGTAACCATCTTTGTGGCCGCTTTTCCGCTGGCGCCATTCTTTGCCCTGCTAAATAATATCCTGGAAATGCGACTGGATGCAAAGAAACTATTGACCCACCACAAGCGTCCAGTATCACAGCGAGTTCGAGATATAGGAGTGTGGTATCGTATCCTGGACTGCATAGGCAAGCTCAGCGTGATCACAAAT GGATTCATCATTGCCTTTACCTCTGACATGATACCGCGGTTGGTGTACCGGCATTACGTAAACAAGCAAGGCACTCTGGATGGTTACCTCAACTTTACACTATCAGAGTTCAAAGTCATTGATTCGCCCACGTTGTATAGCTTAGCTGGCGATCTCTCCAACATAACAACGTGCAG ATATACGGACTTTCGACTTCCACCATCGTCTCCAGAAAAATACACATTGAGCAGCATGTTCTACATAATTCTGGCCTGCCGATTGGGTTTTGTAGTCGTCTTTGAA AACTTTGTTGCCCTGGTGATGATTTTGGTGCGTTGGTGCATTCCGGACATGAGCGTTGAACTGCGTGACCAAATCCGACGCGAAGTTTATGTGACCAATGAAATTATCATCGATCAAGAGGCCCACAGGGCTCGTTTTG AGCGTGCCAAGCGCAGCAGTTCGGTGCTCCAGACGCCAGTTGACCAGGACATGGATGCTGCCTCCATTCAAGAGCCTAATGCCAAGTTCATTAACATTGAAAAGCTCCTTACTGAAAATCTCACACAGATCGAAATGGATGCTATTATACACGGCGAAAATCCAATCACAGGAATTTCCGGTGCCGATTGCTTAGACGAAGTGCACAAAAAACTCAGTGACTAA